A stretch of the Agromyces larvae genome encodes the following:
- the trpC gene encoding indole-3-glycerol phosphate synthase TrpC has protein sequence MLADLTANAVADARARETERSLAEVERAALARPAAIDALTALAPADRVKIIAEIKRSSPSRGSLAAITDPAALARSYEQGGASAISVLTEGRRFGGSLADLELVRDTVSLPVLRKDFIATPYQVFEARAAGADLVLLIVAALDQPVLADLHALILELGMTPLVETHSADEVDRAADLGAKLIGVNARDLTTFELDADLFGRLAERIPADAVRVAESAVKTAADVAHYRAAGADVVLVGEALVTDGDPESTLRRFLED, from the coding sequence GTGCTCGCCGACCTGACGGCGAACGCCGTCGCGGACGCGCGCGCTCGCGAGACCGAGCGGTCGCTCGCCGAAGTCGAGCGCGCGGCGCTCGCGCGCCCCGCGGCGATCGACGCGCTCACCGCGCTGGCGCCGGCCGACCGGGTGAAGATCATCGCCGAGATCAAGCGATCCAGCCCGTCGCGCGGCTCGCTGGCCGCGATCACCGACCCGGCCGCGCTCGCCCGCAGCTACGAGCAGGGCGGCGCGAGCGCGATCAGCGTGCTCACCGAGGGGCGCCGCTTCGGCGGTTCGCTCGCCGACCTCGAACTCGTGCGCGACACGGTCTCGCTGCCGGTGCTCCGCAAGGACTTCATCGCGACGCCCTACCAGGTGTTCGAAGCCCGCGCGGCCGGCGCCGACCTGGTGCTGCTGATCGTGGCCGCGCTCGACCAGCCGGTGCTGGCCGACCTGCACGCGCTCATCCTCGAGCTCGGCATGACCCCGCTCGTCGAGACCCACTCGGCCGACGAGGTCGACCGTGCCGCCGATCTCGGCGCGAAGCTCATCGGCGTGAACGCCCGCGACCTCACGACGTTCGAACTCGACGCCGACCTCTTCGGCCGGCTCGCCGAGCGCATCCCGGCCGACGCCGTCCGCGTCGCCGAATCGGCCGTGAAGACCGCCGCCGACGTCGCCCACTACCGTGCCGCCGGCGCCGATGTGGTCCTCGTCGGCGAAGCGCTCGTCACCGACGGCGACCCCGAATCCACCCTCCGACGATTCCTGGAGGACTGA
- a CDS encoding DUF6704 family protein: MSTETADPGHGHSPAAWTAVTIMLIAFVIGTAAFFFELAWLVWAAAGLLVVGLIVGWALARAGYGVGGAKVAPPKVH; encoded by the coding sequence ATGAGCACTGAGACCGCAGATCCCGGCCACGGACACTCGCCCGCGGCGTGGACCGCCGTCACGATCATGCTCATCGCGTTCGTCATCGGCACGGCCGCGTTCTTCTTCGAACTGGCCTGGCTGGTCTGGGCTGCGGCCGGGCTGCTCGTCGTCGGACTGATCGTCGGCTGGGCGCTCGCGCGTGCCGGTTACGGCGTCGGCGGCGCCAAGGTCGCGCCCCCGAAGGTCCACTGA
- a CDS encoding Trp biosynthesis-associated membrane protein, with the protein MTPDRAKLPAILAVIAGSGLALLSWSQAWFEVRLAAGAGTGAALSVRGDVASPALAALALAGLALAGALAIAGPGIRVLLGVLAVVLGGCLVLAVSTSLGDVVDAVAPAVTDATGVTGTAPVAELLAETTATIWPWVGLAGGIVVAAAGALVLVTGHRWPAGSRRYGSGARLASTTAPEGDAPDAGGADAPGPADGTGEPTASGSPARSEASDRSPGTGAAGPRPARDRAIDDWDELSRGDDPTA; encoded by the coding sequence GTGACCCCCGACCGCGCGAAGCTGCCCGCCATCCTCGCGGTGATCGCGGGCTCGGGGCTCGCGCTGCTCTCGTGGAGTCAGGCATGGTTCGAGGTCCGGCTCGCCGCGGGCGCCGGAACCGGCGCGGCGCTCTCGGTGCGCGGTGACGTCGCGAGCCCCGCGCTCGCCGCGCTCGCGCTCGCCGGGCTCGCGCTCGCCGGTGCGCTGGCGATCGCGGGGCCCGGCATCCGGGTGCTGCTGGGCGTCCTCGCGGTCGTGCTGGGCGGATGCCTCGTGCTCGCGGTCTCGACGAGCCTGGGCGACGTGGTCGATGCGGTCGCCCCCGCCGTCACGGACGCCACCGGGGTGACCGGGACGGCACCGGTCGCCGAACTCCTCGCCGAGACCACGGCGACGATCTGGCCGTGGGTCGGACTGGCGGGCGGCATCGTCGTCGCGGCCGCCGGAGCACTGGTGCTCGTCACGGGGCATCGCTGGCCGGCGGGGTCGCGGCGGTACGGCAGCGGTGCCCGACTCGCGTCGACGACCGCTCCCGAGGGCGATGCGCCCGACGCCGGCGGCGCCGACGCGCCGGGTCCCGCCGACGGAACGGGGGAGCCGACCGCGTCCGGTTCCCCGGCCCGCTCCGAGGCATCCGACCGTTCGCCGGGCACCGGAGCAGCCGGTCCCCGTCCCGCACGCGACCGCGCGATCGACGACTGGGACGAGCTGAGCCGGGGCGACGACCCGACCGCCTGA